The Candidatus Koribacter versatilis Ellin345 genome has a segment encoding these proteins:
- a CDS encoding phosphatase PAP2 family protein, whose product MPPTSRRILQYLLSLLLVALVCGLACSHRFYIESIVSAYFAAALAGAAIIYACIRRPKELIHVVAVALVLWALEYGIAGTRAAGIFLVVPTISLVGLAAFLVLGLRAIWSQGDEQRMLLYAFIPAVIFAGSDWFASELLAITEKLHPQVFDYYLFSFDASLIWQASPEMGKIFATYTWFRISSTIVYVGLALPIALVYGLNLRRRGGAALPVMYAFLLTGPIGVIFYNLLPAMGPAHVFGASFPFYVPDFTQAARLVPTVVTLPGPRNAIPSLHMGWVLLAWWNSKGLHWFWRAIVLYFVLFTVCATLGTGEHYLVDLIVAYPFALLLQAISKTSLPIADRQRWVPLVASVATILLWFALLRFDNHVFWLSPSIGWLMSLVTIAGAIGLHYWLQMDPTQIAGEQPALSSAVAE is encoded by the coding sequence ATGCCGCCAACCTCGCGCCGAATCCTGCAATACCTGCTCAGCCTGCTGCTGGTGGCGCTGGTGTGCGGGCTCGCGTGCAGCCATCGGTTCTACATTGAGTCCATCGTTTCGGCCTATTTCGCTGCGGCATTGGCAGGCGCCGCCATCATCTACGCCTGTATCCGTCGTCCCAAAGAACTGATCCACGTCGTCGCTGTCGCGTTGGTGCTGTGGGCATTGGAATATGGCATCGCCGGGACCCGCGCTGCCGGCATTTTCCTGGTCGTCCCGACAATCTCCCTCGTAGGTCTCGCCGCGTTCCTGGTACTCGGTCTGCGCGCGATCTGGTCGCAAGGCGATGAACAGCGCATGCTCCTCTACGCCTTTATCCCCGCGGTGATCTTTGCCGGCTCTGATTGGTTTGCCAGCGAACTGCTCGCTATCACCGAGAAACTCCATCCCCAGGTATTCGACTACTACCTCTTCTCCTTCGACGCCAGCCTCATCTGGCAGGCCTCGCCGGAGATGGGCAAGATCTTTGCGACCTACACCTGGTTCCGCATCTCGAGCACCATCGTCTATGTCGGCCTCGCGCTGCCCATCGCGCTCGTTTACGGCTTGAATCTTCGCCGTCGCGGAGGCGCCGCACTGCCAGTGATGTATGCCTTCCTCCTCACCGGTCCCATCGGCGTCATCTTCTACAACCTGCTTCCGGCGATGGGCCCCGCCCACGTCTTCGGCGCGTCGTTTCCGTTTTACGTTCCGGATTTCACCCAAGCCGCGCGTCTCGTGCCGACGGTCGTCACCCTGCCCGGCCCGCGCAATGCGATCCCGTCGCTGCATATGGGATGGGTACTGCTAGCCTGGTGGAACTCCAAGGGCCTGCACTGGTTCTGGCGCGCGATTGTCCTCTACTTCGTCCTATTTACCGTCTGCGCCACGCTCGGCACCGGCGAGCACTATCTCGTAGATCTCATCGTCGCCTACCCGTTCGCGTTGCTCTTGCAGGCCATCAGCAAAACCAGCTTGCCCATCGCCGACCGCCAGCGCTGGGTGCCGCTAGTGGCGTCGGTCGCGACAATCCTGCTCTGGTTTGCTCTGCTTCGCTTCGACAATCACGTCTTCTGGCTCTCGCCGAGCATCGGATGGCTGATGAGCCTCGTCACCATTGCCGGCGCGATCGGCCTCCACTACTGGCTGCAAATGGATCCCACGCAAATTGCCGGCGAGCAGCCCGCACTTTCCAGCGCCGTGGCAGAATAG
- the asnA gene encoding aspartate--ammonia ligase, which produces MATTLSKVADLAGPGIGNYTELEKILPKDYHSLLDRKQTQKAIYAVKTYIEEHLCQELNLIMTSVPLIVDMESGVNDYLDRDGSRTPITFHIPNDHDVHPIDAQVVQAATKWKRMALKQFDMKPGEGLCTDMHAVRKDYFLDHDHSVYVDQWDWERTITAQQRSLEFLKTIVSKIWTVIVGAERFALNKFPELNDPRCPKLPEKLTFLHAEDILEMYPDLPRKQRETMILQKYPAVFIIGIGWTLKDGYPHEMRAADYDDWVTETESAEGKMMHGLNGDILVWNPVTKRRHELSSMGIRVNAETLKQQLKATNQEHFLNFPYHKAILDGTIPLSIGGGIGQSRTLMQILRKAHLGEVTVSVWPKILKEICAKKNIFVLE; this is translated from the coding sequence ATGGCAACAACGCTATCGAAGGTGGCAGATCTCGCAGGGCCCGGCATCGGCAACTATACCGAACTCGAAAAGATCCTGCCCAAGGACTATCACTCACTGCTCGATCGCAAACAAACCCAGAAGGCGATCTATGCGGTGAAGACGTACATTGAAGAGCACCTCTGCCAGGAATTGAACCTGATTATGACGTCCGTGCCGCTGATTGTGGATATGGAGAGTGGCGTGAACGACTATCTCGATCGCGACGGATCGAGGACGCCAATCACCTTCCACATCCCGAACGATCATGACGTGCACCCAATCGACGCACAGGTGGTGCAGGCCGCGACCAAGTGGAAGAGAATGGCGCTCAAACAGTTCGATATGAAGCCCGGCGAAGGGCTTTGCACCGACATGCATGCGGTGCGCAAGGACTATTTCCTCGATCACGACCACAGCGTGTACGTGGACCAGTGGGACTGGGAGCGGACAATTACGGCCCAGCAGCGCAGCCTCGAATTCCTGAAGACGATTGTCAGCAAGATTTGGACGGTGATTGTCGGAGCGGAGCGGTTCGCGCTGAACAAATTCCCGGAACTGAATGATCCACGCTGTCCCAAGCTACCGGAGAAGCTGACCTTCCTGCATGCGGAAGACATTCTCGAGATGTATCCGGACCTGCCGCGGAAACAGCGCGAGACGATGATCCTGCAAAAATATCCGGCGGTGTTCATTATCGGGATTGGATGGACGCTGAAGGATGGCTATCCGCATGAAATGCGCGCGGCGGATTATGACGACTGGGTCACCGAGACAGAGTCGGCCGAGGGCAAGATGATGCACGGCCTGAACGGTGACATCCTGGTCTGGAACCCGGTAACGAAGCGTCGGCACGAGCTGTCGTCCATGGGCATCCGGGTGAATGCGGAGACGCTGAAACAGCAACTGAAGGCGACGAACCAGGAGCACTTTCTGAACTTCCCATATCACAAGGCGATTCTGGACGGCACGATTCCGCTCAGCATTGGCGGCGGTATTGGGCAGTCACGGACGTTGATGCAGATTTTGCGGAAGGCACATCTTGGCGAAGTGACGGTATCGGTGTGGCCGAAGATCCTGAAGGAGATTTGCGCGAAGAAGAATATTTTCGTTTTGGAGTAA
- a CDS encoding polyphosphate kinase 2 family protein produces MKFSKELAVPPHKKVRLKDYDTCETLGYETEHEKGDDNDKVDVLMEKTIRRLDDLQYTLYAEGKRSVLIVLQGMDTAGKDGTIRHVMSGASPQSCKVTSFKVPSTRERLHDFLWRIHQATPENGEIMIFNRSHYEDVLVVRVHDLVPKKVWEDRYDEINRFEKYLTENGTTILKFFLHVSKGEQKKRIEARLADPSKHWKLSEADLKEREYWDDYTEAYEAALGKCSTKYAPWFIIPADHKWFRNLAVSKIIVEALEDMDPKYPTPQIDIARMKRLLK; encoded by the coding sequence ATGAAATTCAGCAAAGAATTGGCTGTGCCCCCACACAAGAAAGTCCGCCTCAAGGACTACGACACCTGTGAGACTCTCGGCTACGAAACCGAGCACGAAAAGGGTGACGACAACGACAAAGTCGACGTGCTCATGGAAAAAACCATCCGCCGCCTCGACGACCTGCAGTACACGCTCTACGCCGAAGGCAAGCGCTCGGTGCTCATCGTGCTGCAAGGCATGGATACCGCCGGCAAAGACGGCACTATCCGCCACGTAATGTCGGGCGCAAGTCCGCAGAGTTGCAAGGTCACGTCCTTCAAAGTCCCGTCAACCCGCGAACGCCTGCACGATTTCCTCTGGCGCATCCATCAGGCCACGCCCGAAAACGGCGAGATCATGATCTTCAACCGCTCACACTACGAAGATGTGTTGGTGGTGCGGGTACACGATCTCGTACCCAAGAAAGTGTGGGAAGACCGCTACGACGAGATCAATCGCTTCGAGAAATACCTGACCGAAAATGGCACCACGATCTTGAAATTCTTCCTGCACGTCAGCAAAGGCGAGCAGAAGAAGCGTATCGAGGCGCGACTGGCCGACCCGTCGAAGCATTGGAAGCTCTCCGAAGCCGACCTGAAAGAACGCGAATATTGGGACGATTACACGGAGGCCTACGAAGCCGCGCTCGGCAAGTGCAGCACGAAATACGCGCCGTGGTTCATCATTCCCGCCGACCACAAATGGTTCCGCAATCTCGCGGTCTCGAAGATCATCGTGGAAGCCCTGGAGGATATGGACCCGAAATATCCAACTCCGCAGATCGACATCGCGCGCATGAAACGTCTGCTGAAATAG
- a CDS encoding NAD(P)/FAD-dependent oxidoreductase gives MKKHSPSQDGITRRDFLNSTLLASGAMLLNQVTPAELLAQQNGDDFTGYGGVGDYANSNGNTEAILKAGHGIRDGAYDTLKDVADTGETFDCLIVGGGISGLAAALLFQRGTQNQCTSLVLENHPIFGGEAKQNELEVDGQRLTAHQGSAVFWVPYPYSFIGRFYDSIGLRAPRFEYQRWGSKEPEIPLSKTPYDMSGEMPKTYGFYFGKKFGGSGTWLIDPWGKKLEGAPITAQQKADLLEWRNGHHHRPKPKYHGDPITRQLDSITLEEHMMQRFGISRETIRTLLSPVEGGGSGLGPDALSAYAEYAADFLYPLPEDDADQMFPGGNTGIARHMMKTLAPDSITGAATIEGVQRGRVNFAALDRKDQKARVRLNATVVSVEHEGAAEKSKAVLVTYLKDGKLYRVRARSVVVAGGCWTAKHIVRDLPATHREAYDQFYRSPCLMANVAVRNWRFLYKMGVSGCRWFEGLGNYMEVRKLPVFGAPSATIGPDSPTVLTLKCLYSYPGLPTQEQGIRGRTEMIGTSFHQYEQQIRDQFNEMFGHVGFDAKRDIAGIILNRWGHAYLNPQPGFFFGKDGKPAPSEVLRAAPFGRIAFANTDLAGIMDHRTSIIEADRAVRQLLDHVITQS, from the coding sequence GTGAAAAAACATTCTCCCTCGCAAGATGGCATTACCCGCCGCGACTTCCTCAATTCAACGCTGCTCGCTTCCGGCGCGATGCTGCTGAACCAGGTCACTCCGGCTGAACTACTCGCACAACAGAATGGCGATGACTTCACCGGCTATGGCGGCGTGGGCGACTACGCGAATTCGAACGGCAACACCGAAGCGATCCTCAAGGCGGGACATGGAATTCGCGATGGCGCGTATGACACGCTGAAGGACGTGGCCGACACCGGCGAGACATTCGATTGCTTGATTGTGGGTGGAGGTATCAGCGGTCTGGCGGCGGCGTTGCTCTTCCAGCGTGGCACACAGAACCAGTGCACGTCGCTAGTGTTGGAGAACCATCCGATCTTTGGTGGCGAGGCCAAGCAGAATGAGTTGGAGGTGGATGGGCAACGGCTCACAGCGCACCAGGGTTCGGCGGTGTTCTGGGTACCATATCCATACAGTTTCATCGGGCGTTTCTACGACTCGATCGGATTGCGCGCACCGCGATTCGAATATCAACGGTGGGGAAGCAAAGAGCCAGAAATCCCGCTGAGCAAGACACCGTACGACATGTCGGGTGAGATGCCGAAGACGTATGGCTTTTATTTCGGCAAGAAGTTTGGAGGGTCGGGAACGTGGCTCATTGATCCGTGGGGAAAGAAGCTCGAGGGTGCACCGATCACAGCGCAGCAGAAGGCCGATCTTCTGGAGTGGCGTAACGGGCATCATCACCGGCCGAAACCGAAGTATCACGGTGACCCGATTACGCGGCAGCTGGACAGCATCACGCTCGAGGAGCACATGATGCAGCGGTTCGGCATCTCTCGCGAGACGATACGAACTCTATTGTCGCCGGTGGAGGGCGGAGGTTCGGGACTCGGGCCGGATGCGCTCTCCGCGTATGCAGAGTATGCGGCGGATTTTCTGTATCCGCTGCCAGAAGACGACGCGGACCAGATGTTTCCTGGAGGAAATACGGGTATCGCGCGGCACATGATGAAGACGCTGGCGCCGGATTCGATAACGGGAGCAGCGACGATCGAAGGCGTGCAGCGCGGGCGCGTAAACTTCGCGGCGCTCGACCGGAAAGATCAAAAAGCCAGGGTACGGTTGAATGCGACGGTAGTCTCTGTCGAGCACGAAGGCGCGGCAGAGAAGTCGAAGGCCGTGCTGGTGACCTACCTGAAGGATGGGAAACTCTATCGAGTACGCGCACGTTCAGTGGTCGTCGCGGGCGGATGCTGGACGGCGAAGCACATTGTGCGCGATTTGCCGGCGACGCATCGCGAAGCGTACGACCAGTTCTATCGCTCACCGTGTTTGATGGCGAATGTTGCGGTGAGGAACTGGCGGTTCCTATACAAGATGGGCGTCAGTGGCTGCCGCTGGTTTGAGGGGCTTGGAAATTACATGGAGGTGCGGAAGTTGCCAGTGTTCGGCGCGCCGTCAGCGACGATTGGACCGGATTCGCCTACCGTGCTGACGCTGAAATGTTTGTATTCGTATCCGGGCCTGCCGACGCAGGAGCAGGGAATTCGCGGGCGTACGGAGATGATTGGAACGTCGTTCCATCAGTACGAGCAGCAGATCCGCGATCAGTTCAATGAAATGTTTGGACACGTGGGCTTCGATGCGAAGCGCGATATCGCGGGGATCATCTTGAACCGGTGGGGACACGCGTACTTGAATCCGCAGCCGGGATTTTTCTTCGGCAAGGATGGGAAGCCGGCGCCCAGCGAGGTGTTAAGAGCAGCCCCCTTCGGGCGAATTGCGTTTGCGAATACGGATTTGGCGGGGATTATGGATCACCGCACGTCCATCATCGAGGCGGATCGTGCGGTGAGGCAGTTATTGGACCACGTGATTACTCAGAGCTAG
- the kdsB gene encoding 3-deoxy-manno-octulosonate cytidylyltransferase: protein MPPRVSRFNLPEPAPRVETGTVKAIAVIPARIASTRLPRKILREIDGRTMLDRVYNAAKGAPMLADVIVATDSQEIMDVCNRHGWNARLTSDQHRSGTDRVHEVAQTVAADVYVNVQGDEPLARPEHLNTLLELMRDETVQVGTLKTPCGKEDVANPNAVKVVTDKTGRALYFSRSTVPYDRDNRGDIAYFKHLGFYAYRKPTLDRFCGWPESSLERSERLEQLRFLENGVDIYVAETPYDTIGVDTEADLKRVEEILRSRN, encoded by the coding sequence TTGCCGCCGAGGGTATCACGATTCAACTTGCCCGAACCAGCACCCCGCGTCGAAACTGGAACGGTGAAAGCCATCGCCGTCATCCCCGCCCGCATCGCCTCCACGCGCCTGCCGAGAAAGATCCTCCGTGAGATCGACGGCCGCACCATGCTCGATCGCGTCTACAACGCCGCCAAGGGTGCGCCCATGCTCGCCGACGTCATCGTCGCCACCGACTCGCAGGAGATCATGGACGTCTGCAACCGGCACGGCTGGAACGCGCGCCTCACCTCCGACCAGCACCGCAGTGGTACCGATCGCGTGCATGAAGTCGCGCAGACCGTAGCAGCCGACGTCTACGTGAACGTTCAGGGGGATGAACCTCTCGCCCGCCCCGAGCACCTCAATACGCTTCTCGAATTGATGCGGGATGAAACCGTCCAGGTCGGCACCCTTAAAACACCTTGCGGGAAGGAAGACGTCGCCAATCCGAACGCCGTAAAAGTCGTAACCGATAAGACCGGCCGCGCGCTGTATTTTTCGCGCTCCACCGTCCCTTACGATCGCGACAATCGCGGCGACATCGCCTACTTCAAGCACCTCGGCTTCTACGCCTATCGCAAGCCGACACTCGACCGGTTCTGCGGTTGGCCGGAGTCGTCCCTCGAGCGCAGCGAGCGCCTCGAGCAATTACGTTTTCTGGAAAATGGAGTGGATATCTACGTCGCCGAAACGCCCTACGACACCATCGGAGTGGATACCGAAGCCGACCTCAAGCGCGTGGAAGAAATCCTACGCTCTCGCAATTAG
- the lexA gene encoding transcriptional repressor LexA: MVALTRRQREMYDFLCSFTDSHGYSPSFEEIAEGMGLSSLATVHKHIGNLESKGLLKRDYNRARSIEVLRPKGQLKKSMAAAAAVATAGLPFLGRIAAGQPIEAIENPETISLGDFTGSKEVFVLQVSGESMQDEHIVDGDYVLVERINTARDGEIVVALVENSDTTLKRIYREGETVRLQPSNAKMQPIRVPAGSVQVQGRVIGVLRKY, from the coding sequence ATGGTCGCGCTAACCCGCCGGCAACGTGAGATGTACGATTTCCTGTGCAGTTTCACCGATTCCCATGGCTACTCACCGTCCTTCGAAGAGATTGCCGAAGGCATGGGGCTCTCCTCCCTCGCAACGGTTCACAAGCATATTGGAAATCTCGAATCCAAGGGCCTGCTCAAGCGCGACTACAACCGCGCCCGTTCTATCGAAGTCCTGCGCCCGAAGGGCCAGCTTAAGAAGTCCATGGCCGCCGCTGCTGCCGTAGCGACCGCGGGGCTGCCGTTTCTTGGCCGCATTGCCGCTGGTCAGCCGATTGAAGCCATCGAGAACCCTGAAACCATCTCGCTCGGCGATTTCACTGGTTCCAAGGAGGTTTTTGTCCTCCAGGTCAGCGGTGAATCCATGCAGGACGAGCACATCGTGGATGGCGACTACGTCCTGGTGGAGCGCATCAATACCGCCCGAGATGGCGAAATCGTGGTGGCTCTCGTGGAAAACTCCGACACGACCCTGAAACGCATCTACCGCGAAGGCGAGACTGTGAGGCTGCAGCCCTCCAACGCCAAAATGCAGCCAATCCGCGTCCCAGCCGGTTCGGTGCAGGTCCAGGGACGGGTAATCGGCGTCTTACGCAAGTACTAG
- a CDS encoding glycoside hydrolase family 2 protein, whose amino-acid sequence MPTTHRTQRRSVLIVLVLFAAAATAFAQTPLIANIHARQITDLSGTWSTIIDAYHVGERNRFYEDRHQTDPSELIEYNFDHSPTLKVPGDWNSQRPELFLYEGTLWYRRIFSYHPAQGKRQFVYFGAANYHATVYLNAQKLGEHSGGYTPFNFEVTGKLKDGENLLVVEVDDRRSKDAIPALNTDWWNYGGLTREVSLVEVPSAFIENYFIQLAKGSPNEIAGWVQLNSAAGGSEVTIEIPEAKLRQSAKADEHGRAAFRFPAQLTPWSPDNPKLYEVRISSGTDHLTDQIGFRTIEARGTKLYLNGKPIFLRGISIHEEAPFRGGRAFASEDDKTLLGWAKELGCNYVRLAHYPHHESMVREAERMGILVWSEIPVYWDIDWKNPDSLAQARQQLHEEIARDQNRAAIILWSIANETPIDPDRLEFLKALASDVRSLDNTRLLTAALNRTGREGKTRLIDDPLGAVVDVLAINEYIGWYESRVEDADTTEWKSSWEKPLLFSEFGGGAPYGRHGATNERWTEEYQANLYRHQLTMLRKIPALAGLSPWVLMDFHSPVRLLPGVQDMRNRKGLVSDQGQRKQAFYVLQEYYREMGAH is encoded by the coding sequence ATGCCGACCACTCACCGCACTCAACGCCGCTCCGTGCTCATCGTTCTAGTTCTTTTCGCCGCCGCGGCAACTGCATTTGCACAAACGCCTCTCATCGCCAACATCCACGCGCGCCAGATCACCGATCTCTCCGGCACCTGGAGCACCATCATTGACGCCTACCACGTCGGCGAGCGCAATCGCTTCTACGAAGATCGACACCAAACCGATCCTTCTGAGCTCATCGAATACAACTTCGATCACTCTCCGACTTTGAAAGTCCCCGGAGATTGGAACTCTCAACGCCCTGAGCTGTTTCTGTACGAGGGCACGCTCTGGTATCGGCGAATCTTCTCCTACCATCCAGCGCAGGGAAAGCGTCAGTTCGTTTACTTTGGCGCCGCGAATTATCACGCGACCGTCTATCTCAACGCGCAGAAGCTTGGCGAACACAGCGGCGGCTACACGCCATTCAATTTCGAAGTCACCGGCAAACTAAAAGACGGCGAAAACTTGCTCGTCGTGGAAGTGGATGATCGTCGCAGCAAGGACGCCATTCCCGCGCTCAATACCGATTGGTGGAACTACGGCGGCCTCACCCGCGAAGTCTCCCTCGTAGAAGTACCGAGTGCGTTCATCGAGAATTACTTCATCCAGTTGGCGAAAGGTTCGCCGAACGAGATCGCCGGCTGGGTGCAACTCAACAGCGCCGCCGGGGGATCCGAGGTAACGATCGAGATTCCCGAAGCCAAGCTCCGCCAGAGCGCCAAGGCAGATGAGCACGGCCGCGCAGCCTTCCGCTTCCCCGCGCAACTGACGCCGTGGTCGCCCGACAATCCCAAGCTCTACGAAGTTCGCATCTCATCCGGCACAGACCATCTGACCGACCAGATTGGCTTCCGCACCATCGAAGCCCGCGGCACTAAGCTCTACCTCAATGGCAAGCCGATCTTCCTGCGCGGCATCTCGATCCACGAAGAAGCGCCCTTCCGCGGCGGACGCGCCTTCGCATCCGAAGACGACAAAACGCTCCTCGGCTGGGCGAAAGAACTCGGCTGCAATTACGTGCGACTCGCCCACTACCCGCACCACGAGAGCATGGTGCGCGAAGCCGAACGTATGGGCATCCTCGTCTGGTCCGAGATCCCCGTTTACTGGGACATTGACTGGAAAAACCCCGACTCCCTCGCGCAGGCCCGCCAGCAACTTCACGAAGAGATCGCCCGCGACCAGAATCGTGCAGCGATTATTCTCTGGTCTATCGCCAACGAAACTCCCATTGATCCCGACCGTCTTGAGTTCCTGAAAGCCCTGGCCTCCGACGTTCGCTCGCTCGACAACACTCGCCTGCTGACCGCCGCCCTCAATCGCACCGGACGCGAAGGTAAAACCCGCCTCATCGACGACCCGCTCGGCGCCGTTGTGGACGTGCTTGCGATCAACGAGTACATCGGCTGGTATGAAAGCCGGGTCGAAGATGCCGACACTACTGAATGGAAATCCTCGTGGGAGAAGCCGCTGCTGTTCAGCGAATTTGGCGGCGGCGCGCCCTATGGACGTCACGGCGCAACTAACGAACGTTGGACCGAGGAGTACCAGGCAAACCTCTACCGCCATCAGCTGACCATGCTGCGCAAGATTCCCGCCCTCGCCGGACTCTCGCCGTGGGTGCTCATGGACTTCCACTCGCCCGTGCGCCTGCTGCCCGGCGTGCAGGACATGCGCAACCGCAAAGGCCTCGTCTCCGACCAGGGCCAGCGCAAGCAAGCCTTCTACGTGTTACAGGAGTACTACCGCGAAATGGGTGCGCACTAG
- a CDS encoding aldo/keto reductase, with translation MKYRTFGRTGFEISDVAYGLWGMSGWSGSADEQSLSSLQMSVDLGCNFFDTAWAYGNGHSDELLGQIIARNANKRLYAASKIPPKNDRWPATPEYKYQDVFPADHVFHYANAIREKLGVNSIDLLQYHVWDDSWTDEPEFRSTVEKLKSDGIIRSFGLSLNRWEPANGIKAIRTGLVDAVQVIYNIFDQNPEDELFPICDEFDVGVIARVPLDEGSLAGHLTLDTKFPEGDWRAGYFGPENLAPTVERVEALKKILPEGMVLPEMAIRFILSNPTVSTTIAGMRKPEHVKHNISDSDAGGLNPALLAELKKHRWDRLPTPWSD, from the coding sequence ATGAAATACCGCACCTTCGGACGTACCGGTTTTGAAATCAGCGACGTCGCCTACGGACTTTGGGGCATGAGCGGATGGAGTGGCTCAGCCGACGAGCAATCCCTCAGCTCTCTGCAAATGTCGGTGGACCTCGGCTGCAACTTCTTCGACACCGCCTGGGCCTACGGCAACGGCCACAGCGACGAATTGCTCGGCCAGATCATCGCGCGCAATGCGAACAAGCGACTTTACGCCGCCTCAAAGATTCCGCCCAAGAACGATCGCTGGCCCGCGACCCCCGAGTACAAGTACCAGGATGTCTTCCCCGCCGACCACGTCTTCCACTACGCCAACGCCATCCGCGAAAAGCTCGGCGTGAACTCCATCGATCTGCTGCAATATCACGTGTGGGACGACAGTTGGACTGACGAGCCCGAGTTCCGCAGCACCGTCGAAAAACTCAAGAGTGACGGCATCATCCGCTCGTTCGGCCTCAGCCTCAACCGCTGGGAGCCCGCCAACGGAATCAAAGCCATTCGCACCGGCCTCGTGGACGCCGTGCAGGTTATCTACAACATCTTCGACCAGAACCCCGAGGATGAACTCTTCCCCATCTGCGACGAATTCGACGTCGGCGTAATCGCCCGTGTTCCGCTCGATGAAGGCAGCCTCGCTGGCCATCTCACCCTCGACACCAAGTTCCCCGAAGGCGATTGGCGCGCGGGCTATTTCGGCCCCGAAAACCTTGCACCGACCGTAGAACGCGTCGAAGCGCTGAAGAAAATCCTTCCCGAAGGCATGGTCCTGCCCGAAATGGCTATTCGCTTCATCCTCTCGAACCCCACAGTCAGCACCACGATTGCCGGCATGCGCAAGCCCGAACACGTCAAGCACAACATCTCGGACAGCGACGCCGGTGGTCTCAACCCCGCACTCCTCGCTGAATTGAAAAAACATCGCTGGGACCGCTTGCCCACTCCGTGGTCCGATTAA